A genome region from Myroides fluvii includes the following:
- the mnmD gene encoding tRNA (5-methylaminomethyl-2-thiouridine)(34)-methyltransferase MnmD — translation MKRKIIVTSDGSHSLEVEEWGETYHSIHGAIQESNHVYIEQGLMKFMDQEEIKILEFGLGTGLNAFLTMATTVPKQKKVVYYSIEAFPLLHEEYELLTFPSLLPEFQEGEDLFKALHRVPWNREVSLHPQVNVHKLNATFETVKIQKCDFDVVYFDVFGYQFQPHLWSEAIFKTAYDSLRPGGVLVTYACRNPIKRNMKTAGFTIEIVPGPPGKREMLLAYKK, via the coding sequence ATGAAGAGAAAGATTATAGTCACTTCAGATGGATCTCATTCCTTAGAAGTTGAAGAATGGGGAGAAACCTATCACTCCATTCATGGGGCGATACAAGAATCTAACCATGTCTACATCGAACAAGGACTGATGAAGTTTATGGACCAAGAAGAAATAAAAATACTGGAGTTCGGTTTAGGAACGGGGTTGAATGCCTTTTTAACCATGGCAACAACAGTGCCCAAACAAAAAAAAGTAGTGTATTACTCCATTGAAGCGTTTCCATTACTACATGAAGAATATGAGTTGTTGACTTTTCCTTCACTTTTACCAGAATTTCAAGAAGGAGAAGATCTATTTAAGGCGTTGCATCGAGTGCCTTGGAATAGGGAGGTGTCATTACATCCGCAAGTAAATGTGCATAAACTCAATGCTACATTCGAGACAGTAAAAATACAAAAATGCGATTTTGACGTCGTTTATTTTGATGTTTTTGGGTATCAATTTCAGCCTCATTTGTGGTCTGAAGCGATTTTTAAAACAGCGTATGACAGTTTAAGGCCAGGCGGAGTTTTAGTAACGTATGCTTGTCGAAACCCAATTAAGCGAAATATGAAAACGGCTGGATTTACCATCGAAATTGTACCAGGGCCTCCTGGGAAAAGAGAAATGCTTCTCGCTTATAAAAAATAA
- a CDS encoding gliding motility-associated C-terminal domain-containing protein, with translation MSQHYLKLTSLLLVCVHSLSYGQEGSENIQLVNTGLFIVRPETILSTRFDFTNTASGSFVNDGSAYYYKDFANDGYYGISSSLKSSSTYFILSNATQAKRISGNNLASFYNVEFDSELNGVAFDLKSNIDIAGMAHFKNGIVKVDPTKNETTSLSHGMVTFLAGAQHENVGNQSFVEGAVEKKGNDRFEYPIGDKNNFRPALISAPDNINATIVGQYYLEDASFFATHKNTSGLIKVLNEKEYWRLEGNLKQPNMVVLSLEWNEEITPSELLENAEEELHIVRWDAKQQIWVDEGGVVDMSLKRVTTVAEIKDFGYFTLATVKRDWIIEGDVVIYNLVTPDGDGKNDYFIIENIKKHPNNRVEIYNRWGVKVYETTGYDPNGDGSSNVFTGYSGGKITVDKSKKLPSGTYYYVVTYEYQDANGSRMIKKAANLHLETN, from the coding sequence ATGAGTCAGCATTATTTAAAATTAACCTCATTACTACTTGTCTGTGTTCACAGCTTATCCTATGGGCAAGAGGGATCGGAGAACATCCAGCTCGTTAATACAGGTTTATTCATTGTTCGTCCAGAAACCATTTTATCTACTCGGTTTGATTTTACAAATACAGCCTCTGGTAGTTTTGTGAATGATGGAAGTGCGTATTATTATAAGGATTTTGCGAATGATGGTTATTATGGGATTTCTTCGTCACTGAAAAGTTCCTCTACTTATTTTATTTTAAGTAACGCTACGCAGGCTAAACGCATTTCAGGGAATAATTTAGCCTCGTTCTACAATGTGGAATTTGATAGTGAGTTAAATGGAGTTGCTTTTGATTTAAAAAGCAATATTGACATTGCGGGGATGGCTCATTTTAAAAATGGTATTGTAAAGGTAGATCCAACAAAAAATGAGACCACTTCACTGTCTCATGGTATGGTTACTTTCCTTGCTGGGGCTCAACACGAGAATGTTGGCAATCAGAGTTTTGTGGAAGGTGCGGTAGAGAAAAAGGGCAATGATCGCTTTGAGTACCCTATTGGGGATAAAAATAACTTCCGTCCAGCGTTGATTAGTGCACCAGATAATATTAATGCAACAATTGTAGGGCAATACTATTTAGAAGATGCTTCTTTTTTTGCTACACATAAGAATACAAGTGGGCTAATTAAGGTTTTAAACGAAAAAGAGTACTGGCGATTGGAAGGAAATTTGAAGCAACCCAATATGGTGGTGTTGAGTTTAGAATGGAATGAGGAAATTACGCCCTCTGAATTACTCGAAAATGCAGAAGAAGAATTACACATTGTGCGCTGGGATGCTAAACAACAAATATGGGTAGATGAAGGGGGAGTCGTGGATATGTCTTTGAAAAGAGTTACTACTGTAGCGGAAATTAAAGATTTTGGATATTTCACTTTAGCGACGGTCAAACGAGATTGGATTATAGAAGGCGATGTTGTGATTTATAATTTGGTTACACCAGATGGCGACGGTAAAAATGACTACTTCATTATTGAGAACATCAAAAAACATCCGAATAACCGGGTAGAGATTTATAACCGTTGGGGAGTAAAGGTATATGAAACAACAGGCTATGATCCGAATGGCGATGGAAGTTCAAACGTTTTTACAGGATATTCAGGAGGTAAAATTACGGTGGATAAAAGTAAAAAATTACCAAGTGGAACCTATTACTATGTAGTGACTTACGAATACCAAGATGCGAATGGTAGTCGCATGATTAAGAAGGCTGCTAATTTACATTTAGAGACCAATTAA
- a CDS encoding PorP/SprF family type IX secretion system membrane protein yields MRLKNTIKTFVLGGVGLFCIEQSYAQQDPQYTQYMYNHSNINPAYAGSSEGLNIFGLYRTQWVGLEGAPKTATLSVNTPLGESGLGLGVSFVNDHLGVMDDNTLSVDLSYAVDLNYEYKLAFGLKGSANLLDVNYSKLHIYNPTDPVVEDDITNEFTPNIGAGLFLYSTKAYVGVSVPTLLTRSRYDDNSVKTMREKMHLYVTGGYVFDLNRDIKFKPAAMVKMEQGSPLQMDVSANFMFVDKFTAGVAYRWDAAVSGLVGFQVSDNIMVGYSYDAETSKLARYNSGSHEVFMRFTLFNSYKRVAAPRFF; encoded by the coding sequence ATGAGACTAAAAAACACAATAAAGACATTTGTTCTTGGAGGGGTAGGTTTGTTTTGTATAGAACAATCCTATGCACAACAAGATCCACAATATACACAGTATATGTACAATCATTCGAACATTAACCCGGCTTATGCTGGAAGTAGCGAAGGGTTGAATATTTTTGGTTTGTATCGCACCCAATGGGTTGGGCTAGAAGGGGCTCCTAAAACAGCTACCTTGTCGGTGAATACTCCTTTGGGTGAGTCAGGATTGGGATTAGGGGTGAGTTTTGTCAATGATCACTTAGGGGTGATGGATGATAATACCTTGTCTGTTGATTTATCATATGCAGTGGATTTAAACTATGAGTATAAATTGGCTTTCGGATTGAAAGGGTCTGCCAATTTGTTGGATGTTAATTACAGCAAACTACATATTTACAATCCAACAGATCCTGTGGTAGAAGATGATATTACAAATGAATTTACACCCAATATAGGAGCGGGATTATTCCTGTATTCAACAAAGGCGTATGTAGGAGTTTCTGTGCCTACGTTATTAACTCGTTCACGCTATGACGATAATAGTGTGAAAACAATGCGCGAGAAAATGCACCTATATGTAACAGGGGGATATGTGTTTGATTTGAATCGAGATATCAAGTTCAAACCTGCAGCAATGGTGAAAATGGAACAAGGATCACCTTTGCAAATGGATGTATCTGCAAATTTCATGTTTGTAGATAAGTTTACAGCTGGAGTTGCTTATCGATGGGATGCTGCAGTGAGTGGTTTAGTGGGGTTTCAAGTATCGGACAATATTATGGTTGGTTATAGCTATGATGCGGAAACATCCAAATTGGCCCGTTATAATTCAGGGTCTCATGAAGTTTTTATGCGATTTACTTTGTTTAATAGCTATAAGCGCGTTGCTGCGCCAAGGTTCTTCTAA
- a CDS encoding OmpA family protein, whose product MVRKIIQVGVLSVALSFSVSSYGQLKKEKQADKSFDRLAYVDAIKVYERIAEKGYINVSVLQNLGDAYYFNGKLVEANKWYTKLFEGEYEDKNIAKLPSEYYYRYAQTLKAVQDYKKSKQMMDQFASLEQEDSRTDLYNKNRDYLTHIENQADRYNITVLDWNSAYSDYGGTIVGDQFVFTSARATATDSLNDNYIHTWTNESYTSLYRSTIGPNGFEEPVLFAPEIDSKVNDATAVFTQDGKTMYFTRNNSKKSGNIKKNKNKTSLLKLYKAEKQEDGRWGQVVELPFNSDNFNTAHPALTPDDKWLYFVSDRKGTVGQSDLFRVALYENGGYGSIENLGHTINTEGRESFPFISSDYQLYFSSDGHLGLGGLDVFVAKLYPNGSFGPVVNMGTPINSNMDDFGFYLDPKQNKGFISSNRADGQGADDIYFLAEKACKQTIEGMVYDKDTNEVLANTLIVISDALYQKSDTLYTNNKGYYITSLLDCGYKYRIKAGKELYNTVEVAFNLNREPGVKTVNIGLEKAEKPIGLQDDLFKKLQLQPIYFDFDKSNIRRDASIELMKVVEVMKEYPSIKIDVRSHTDSRGNDEYNRTLSDRRVKSTMKWMIEQGINPSRLTGKGYGESQLLNKCSNGVPCTATEHQENRRSEFIILEM is encoded by the coding sequence ATGGTAAGAAAAATAATACAAGTAGGAGTTCTGTCTGTGGCATTAAGCTTCAGCGTTTCAAGCTACGGTCAACTAAAGAAAGAGAAACAAGCCGATAAGAGTTTTGATCGCCTGGCTTATGTAGATGCAATCAAAGTATACGAACGCATTGCAGAAAAAGGATATATCAATGTCTCTGTTTTACAAAACTTAGGAGATGCGTATTACTTTAATGGAAAATTAGTAGAAGCCAACAAATGGTATACTAAGTTATTTGAAGGAGAATATGAGGATAAGAACATTGCTAAATTACCTTCAGAATACTATTATCGTTATGCGCAAACTTTAAAAGCAGTACAGGACTATAAAAAATCAAAACAGATGATGGATCAGTTTGCTTCTTTAGAGCAAGAAGATTCTCGAACTGATTTGTATAACAAAAATCGCGACTATTTAACGCATATTGAAAATCAAGCCGATCGATATAATATTACAGTTTTGGATTGGAATTCAGCGTATTCCGATTATGGGGGAACAATAGTCGGCGATCAGTTTGTCTTTACCTCTGCAAGAGCAACTGCAACCGATTCACTCAACGATAATTACATCCATACCTGGACCAATGAAAGCTATACTAGTTTGTATCGTTCAACCATAGGACCTAATGGTTTTGAAGAACCTGTTCTGTTTGCACCAGAGATTGACTCGAAAGTAAATGATGCTACTGCTGTCTTTACTCAGGACGGAAAAACCATGTATTTTACGCGAAATAATTCCAAGAAAAGCGGAAATATTAAAAAAAATAAAAATAAAACCTCTTTGTTGAAATTATACAAGGCAGAAAAGCAGGAAGATGGAAGATGGGGACAAGTAGTAGAATTGCCGTTTAACTCAGATAATTTCAATACTGCCCACCCCGCTTTAACACCAGATGATAAATGGTTGTATTTCGTATCGGACAGAAAAGGTACGGTTGGTCAATCCGATTTATTTCGCGTGGCTCTTTATGAAAATGGAGGATATGGTTCCATTGAAAATTTAGGACATACAATCAATACCGAAGGAAGAGAGAGTTTTCCTTTCATTTCGTCCGATTATCAATTGTATTTTTCGTCCGATGGCCATCTTGGATTAGGAGGATTGGATGTGTTTGTTGCTAAACTGTATCCCAACGGAAGTTTTGGTCCAGTAGTGAATATGGGAACGCCCATCAATAGTAACATGGATGATTTTGGATTCTACTTAGATCCAAAACAAAATAAAGGATTCATTAGTTCTAATCGCGCGGATGGACAAGGAGCAGATGATATTTACTTCCTAGCAGAAAAAGCTTGTAAGCAAACGATTGAAGGTATGGTGTATGATAAAGATACCAACGAAGTATTAGCAAATACCTTAATTGTTATATCCGATGCTTTATATCAAAAATCAGATACACTTTATACGAATAATAAAGGATATTATATCACTTCACTCCTAGATTGTGGGTATAAATACCGCATCAAAGCAGGAAAAGAATTGTATAATACTGTTGAAGTAGCCTTTAATTTAAACCGCGAACCAGGGGTTAAAACAGTGAATATCGGCTTAGAAAAAGCAGAAAAACCAATTGGCTTACAAGATGATTTATTTAAAAAACTACAATTACAACCCATTTACTTTGATTTTGATAAATCGAATATCCGTAGAGATGCTTCGATTGAGCTAATGAAAGTAGTAGAGGTAATGAAAGAATATCCTTCGATAAAAATCGATGTTCGTTCTCATACGGATAGTAGAGGTAATGACGAGTATAACCGAACGCTATCGGATCGTCGTGTAAAATCTACGATGAAGTGGATGATTGAACAAGGTATTAACCCAAGTCGCTTGACAGGAAAAGGGTATGGTGAAAGTCAATTGTTAAACAAATGTAGTAATGGTGTACCCTGTACAGCTACAGAACACCAAGAAAATAGACGAAGTGAATTTATTATACTCGAAATGTAA